One window of Azospirillaceae bacterium genomic DNA carries:
- a CDS encoding TonB-dependent receptor: MKSRSGIRALLATTILTTFSFSSLAAYAADASDNSADDLQEIVVTAQKKSERLMDVPASIAVVSADTLLQTNSTQMRDFYSQVPGLNVISSGNGRSTIAIRGITTGGGNNPTVGFTIDDVPIGGGGLGDSVVPELDPSSIQQIEVLRGPQGTLYGAASMGGLIRYVTAAPNLDETFGQVAISGSSVAHGGEGGGGRAYINVPIVEGVLGLRVSAFGRMDPGYMTNANSGQTQINVTRTEGGRASLLWQITPDISYQVSGTYQHSLAQGSANEYVDINRKTLYGDYTQAPISGLNSGYTDMGIYNGNLKADLGFANLVAVTSYSHTVFNGPQDVSGTFGRYLSYFFPSTAIPSLGAGIYNYYQMNKLSQEVRLESQPGGKLDWMVGGFATNEDNLNRQNIYVATKADGKNVGFPDLYTVFGPSHYREYAGFGSLTYHFDDKLDFTFGGRWSRQFQEDYSNIGGVLEGDNTITDLHSNSSVFTYSLGPQYHITKDMMVYGRVSTGYRPGGPNDAPGEAASYQPDTTTNYEIGFKGVLVDHLLSIDASIYDIEWDAIQLQAASPTGFSYIQNGGTARSRGGEVNLTVTPSEGLTLVANLDYTDATLTENVRTSGLYGNTGDRLPFSARFTGSLSADQKFHITEGFNGFVGATVSYVGDRYSVFNTTATGARFYMPAYTTFDVRTGFTHDDWSVSFYGKNLTDKIAFVGGTPLDTITRTGTYSGGIIQPRTFGINISRDF; the protein is encoded by the coding sequence ATGAAGAGCCGTAGTGGTATCCGCGCCCTTTTGGCGACGACTATTCTTACGACTTTCTCTTTCAGCTCACTGGCGGCCTATGCCGCTGACGCCAGCGACAACAGCGCCGACGATTTGCAGGAAATCGTTGTTACGGCGCAGAAGAAGTCCGAGCGCCTGATGGACGTGCCGGCCTCCATCGCCGTCGTCAGCGCCGACACGCTGCTGCAGACCAACAGCACCCAGATGCGGGACTTCTATTCCCAGGTGCCGGGCCTGAACGTCATCTCCAGCGGCAACGGCCGTTCCACCATCGCCATCCGCGGCATCACCACCGGCGGCGGCAACAACCCGACCGTGGGCTTCACCATCGACGACGTTCCGATCGGCGGCGGCGGCCTGGGTGACTCCGTGGTGCCGGAACTGGATCCCTCCAGCATCCAGCAGATCGAAGTGCTGCGCGGCCCGCAGGGCACGCTGTACGGTGCGGCCTCCATGGGCGGCCTGATCCGCTACGTGACCGCGGCCCCCAACCTGGATGAGACCTTCGGCCAGGTCGCCATCTCCGGCTCCTCCGTTGCCCATGGCGGCGAGGGCGGCGGCGGCCGCGCCTATATCAACGTGCCCATCGTCGAGGGTGTGCTGGGCCTGCGGGTCAGCGCCTTCGGCCGCATGGACCCGGGCTACATGACCAACGCCAACAGCGGCCAGACGCAGATCAACGTCACCCGCACGGAAGGCGGCCGCGCCAGCCTGCTGTGGCAGATCACGCCGGACATCAGCTACCAGGTGTCGGGCACCTACCAGCACTCGCTGGCCCAGGGTTCGGCCAACGAATACGTCGATATCAACCGCAAGACGCTGTACGGCGACTACACCCAGGCGCCCATTTCCGGCCTGAACAGCGGTTATACCGACATGGGCATCTATAACGGCAACCTGAAGGCCGACCTCGGGTTCGCCAACCTGGTGGCCGTCACGTCCTACAGCCACACCGTGTTCAACGGCCCGCAGGACGTCAGCGGCACTTTCGGCCGCTATCTCAGCTACTTCTTCCCGTCCACCGCCATCCCGTCACTGGGTGCGGGCATCTACAACTACTACCAGATGAACAAGCTGAGCCAGGAAGTCCGCCTGGAATCCCAGCCCGGCGGCAAGCTGGACTGGATGGTCGGCGGCTTCGCCACCAATGAAGACAACCTGAATCGGCAGAACATCTACGTCGCCACCAAGGCGGACGGCAAGAATGTCGGCTTCCCCGACCTGTACACCGTCTTCGGCCCGTCGCATTATCGTGAATACGCCGGCTTCGGCTCGCTGACCTACCACTTCGACGACAAGCTGGACTTCACCTTCGGTGGCCGTTGGAGCCGCCAGTTCCAGGAAGATTACAGCAACATCGGCGGTGTGCTGGAAGGCGACAACACCATCACCGACCTGCATTCCAACAGCAGCGTCTTCACCTACTCGCTCGGGCCGCAGTATCACATCACCAAGGACATGATGGTCTATGGCCGCGTGTCGACCGGCTACCGCCCCGGCGGCCCGAACGATGCGCCCGGCGAGGCCGCCTCATATCAGCCCGACACCACCACCAACTACGAAATCGGCTTCAAGGGCGTCCTGGTCGACCACCTGCTAAGCATCGATGCCTCGATTTACGACATCGAGTGGGATGCCATCCAGTTGCAGGCGGCGTCGCCCACCGGCTTCTCCTACATCCAGAACGGCGGCACCGCCCGGTCGCGCGGTGGTGAGGTCAACCTGACCGTCACCCCGTCGGAAGGCCTGACGCTGGTCGCCAACCTGGACTACACCGACGCCACCCTGACCGAAAACGTCCGGACGTCGGGCCTATACGGTAACACCGGCGACCGCCTGCCGTTCTCCGCGCGCTTCACCGGCAGCCTGTCGGCCGACCAGAAGTTCCACATCACGGAAGGCTTCAACGGCTTCGTCGGGGCCACCGTGTCCTACGTCGGCGACCGTTACAGCGTGTTCAACACCACGGCCACCGGGGCCCGCTTCTACATGCCGGCCTACACCACGTTCGATGTGCGGACCGGTTTCACCCACGACGATTGGAGCGTCTCGTTCTACGGCAAGAACCTGACGGACAAGATCGCCTTCGTCGGCGGGACCCCGCTGGACACCATCACCCGTACCGGGACGTACTCGGGCGGCATCATCCAGCCGCGTACCTTCGGCATCAACATCAGCCGCGATTTCTAA
- a CDS encoding Lrp/AsnC family transcriptional regulator gives MKAAAVELDAIDMKILTIMQRDSSLTTAELAEKVGISQSPCWRRVQRLHDEGFIKSQVVLVDREKLGFQMHIFAQVKIARLSEEERNTFFQGIQNIPEVLECYTVFGEMDALLKIVAPDVKWYQEFVFNSLMKLPGVEDIRSIVTLAEAKNTTAIPMKPRKFQ, from the coding sequence ATGAAGGCGGCGGCCGTGGAACTGGACGCCATCGACATGAAGATCCTGACCATCATGCAGCGCGACAGTTCGCTGACGACGGCGGAACTGGCGGAAAAGGTCGGCATATCCCAGTCGCCCTGCTGGCGCCGCGTCCAGCGCCTGCATGATGAGGGTTTCATCAAAAGCCAGGTGGTGCTGGTCGACCGCGAAAAGCTGGGCTTCCAGATGCACATCTTCGCCCAGGTGAAGATCGCGCGGCTGTCGGAGGAGGAGCGCAACACCTTCTTCCAGGGCATCCAGAACATCCCCGAGGTGCTGGAATGCTACACCGTGTTCGGTGAGATGGACGCCCTGCTGAAGATCGTGGCGCCGGACGTGAAGTGGTACCAGGAATTCGTCTTCAACAGCCTGATGAAGCTGCCGGGGGTGGAGGACATCCGCTCCATCGTCACCCTGGCGGAGGCCAAGAACACCACCGCCATCCCGATGAAGCCGCGCAAGTTCCAGTAA
- a CDS encoding ornithine cyclodeaminase family protein, whose translation MLFDRDSGRPVGVVDGGEVTAIRTAAASAVATDALARPEAATLALLGYGEQAATHARAIARVRRLSRITVWGRSPERAAAFAQRLGAELGLPVRAAASAQEAVVDADIVCTVTAAREPILHGAWVAPGAHVNVVGSSIAGPAEVDHDLVLRSRFIADCREHVLRQGAEFLRAKAAGLVDDSHVVAEIGEVLAGRVPGRQSPEQVTLYKSLGHVVQDLASAWPLLDPEA comes from the coding sequence GTGCTGTTCGACCGCGACAGCGGCCGGCCGGTGGGCGTGGTCGATGGCGGGGAGGTCACGGCCATCCGCACGGCGGCGGCCAGCGCCGTCGCCACCGACGCCCTGGCCCGGCCCGAGGCCGCCACCCTGGCCCTGCTGGGCTATGGCGAACAGGCGGCCACCCATGCCCGCGCCATCGCCCGCGTGCGGCGCCTCAGCCGCATTACCGTCTGGGGCCGGTCGCCTGAGCGCGCCGCCGCCTTCGCCCAGCGCCTGGGTGCCGAACTGGGCCTGCCCGTGCGCGCGGCCGCCAGCGCGCAGGAGGCGGTGGTGGACGCCGACATCGTCTGCACCGTCACCGCGGCGCGCGAGCCCATCCTGCACGGCGCTTGGGTCGCCCCCGGCGCCCACGTCAACGTGGTGGGCTCCAGCATCGCCGGCCCGGCGGAGGTGGATCACGACCTGGTGCTGCGGTCCCGCTTCATCGCCGATTGCCGCGAGCACGTGCTGCGCCAGGGGGCGGAGTTCCTGCGCGCCAAGGCCGCCGGCCTGGTGGACGACAGCCATGTGGTGGCGGAGATCGGCGAGGTGCTGGCCGGCCGCGTGCCCGGGCGACAGTCCCCGGAACAGGTCACCCTCTACAAGTCGCTGGGCCACGTGGTGCAGGACTTGGCCAGCGCCTGGCCCCTGCTGGATCCGGAAGCATGA
- a CDS encoding Lrp/AsnC family transcriptional regulator, whose protein sequence is MPTELDAIDMKILTLMQKDASLTTAELAEKVGISQSPCWRRIQRLHDEGYIKGQVVIVDREKLGFPMQIFAQVKIARLSDEERETFFRGIQNIPEILECYTVFGEMDALLKIVAPDVKWYQEFIFNSLMKLPGVQDIRSIVTLSEAKNTTAVPLKPRKFQ, encoded by the coding sequence ATGCCGACGGAACTGGACGCCATCGACATGAAGATCCTGACGCTGATGCAGAAGGACGCGTCGCTGACCACGGCCGAGTTGGCGGAGAAGGTCGGCATATCGCAGTCGCCCTGCTGGCGCCGTATCCAGCGCCTGCATGACGAGGGCTACATCAAGGGCCAGGTCGTCATCGTGGACCGGGAGAAGCTGGGCTTCCCCATGCAGATCTTCGCCCAGGTGAAGATCGCGCGGCTATCGGATGAGGAACGTGAGACCTTCTTCCGGGGCATTCAGAACATCCCGGAAATCCTTGAATGCTATACGGTTTTCGGGGAGATGGACGCCCTGTTGAAGATCGTGGCGCCGGACGTGAAATGGTACCAGGAGTTCATCTTCAACAGCCTGATGAAGCTGCCCGGCGTCCAGGACATCCGCTCCATCGTCACCCTGTCGGAAGCCAAAAACACCACGGCCGTTCCGCTGAAACCGAGGAAATTCCAGTAG
- a CDS encoding VOC family protein, translating into MTVHAIATQPAPYQPGGSRPVDHMVVRVGDLARSRDFYGKLFGFLGFEVIGDYANMVGWCNPVTRFWISAAKPSEKPQSYRLGDAGLRRYAFELRCRRDVDALQSFLTSIGAEIVAPAGEEDDDLYAVHFRDPDGMRLEGMTWGKGESQAVAQ; encoded by the coding sequence ATGACCGTCCATGCCATCGCCACACAACCCGCCCCCTATCAGCCCGGCGGTTCCCGGCCGGTGGACCACATGGTGGTGCGGGTGGGTGATCTGGCGCGATCCCGGGATTTCTACGGCAAGCTGTTCGGTTTCTTAGGATTCGAGGTCATAGGCGACTACGCCAACATGGTCGGCTGGTGCAACCCGGTAACCCGTTTCTGGATTTCCGCCGCCAAACCCAGCGAGAAACCTCAATCCTACCGCCTGGGCGATGCCGGCCTACGCCGCTACGCCTTCGAATTGCGCTGCCGGCGGGACGTGGATGCGCTGCAAAGCTTCCTGACGTCCATCGGGGCCGAGATCGTGGCCCCCGCCGGGGAAGAGGACGACGACCTTTACGCCGTCCATTTCCGGGACCCGGACGGCATGAGGCTGGAGGGCATGACCTGGGGCAAGGGTGAATCCCAGGCCGTGGCGCAGTAG
- a CDS encoding Lrp/AsnC family transcriptional regulator, protein MPTTELDAIDMKILTFMQKDASLTTAELAEKVGISQSPCWRRIQRLQGEGYIKGQVVIVDREKLGFPMQIFAQVKMARLTDEERETFHRGIQNIPEILECYAVFGEMDALLKVVAPDVKWYQEFIFNSLMKLPGVLDVRSIITLSEAKSTTAIPLKPRKFQ, encoded by the coding sequence ATGCCGACAACGGAACTCGACGCCATCGACATGAAGATTCTGACCTTCATGCAGAAGGACGCCTCATTGACGACGGCGGAACTGGCGGAAAAGGTCGGAATATCGCAGTCCCCCTGCTGGCGCCGCATCCAGCGCCTGCAGGGTGAGGGCTACATCAAGGGCCAGGTCGTCATCGTCGACCGGGAGAAGCTGGGCTTCCCCATGCAGATCTTCGCCCAGGTGAAGATGGCCCGGCTGACGGATGAGGAGCGCGAGACCTTCCATCGCGGCATCCAGAACATCCCGGAAATCCTTGAATGCTATGCCGTCTTCGGGGAAATGGACGCCCTGCTGAAGGTCGTGGCGCCGGACGTGAAATGGTACCAGGAATTCATCTTCAACAGCCTGATGAAGCTGCCCGGCGTCCTGGACGTCCGGTCCATCATCACTCTGTCCGAAGCGAAAAGCACCACCGCCATCCCCTTGAAGCCGCGCAAGTTTCAGTGA
- a CDS encoding DUF4287 domain-containing protein → MASVEQGIATLERNIEAAYGTPIAEWVTRIQAQGLAKHGAMVAWLKTEHGVGHGHANHIAKRALEAAAPRDADDPVAHLFEGKESLRPLYDQVVAYVLTLGPDVEVAPKKANVSLRRAKQFALLQPSTRARLDLGLILKGRAPEGRLEASGSFNPMFSHRVKLTTPADFDAEIQTWLREAYDEAP, encoded by the coding sequence ATGGCATCGGTGGAACAGGGCATCGCCACGCTGGAACGCAATATAGAGGCGGCCTACGGCACGCCCATCGCCGAATGGGTGACACGCATCCAGGCGCAAGGGCTGGCCAAGCATGGCGCCATGGTCGCCTGGCTGAAGACGGAGCACGGGGTCGGCCACGGCCACGCCAACCATATCGCCAAGCGCGCGCTGGAGGCCGCCGCCCCGCGCGACGCCGACGATCCGGTCGCGCACCTGTTCGAAGGGAAGGAGAGCCTGCGCCCCCTGTACGACCAGGTGGTGGCCTACGTCCTGACACTGGGCCCGGATGTGGAGGTGGCGCCCAAGAAGGCCAATGTCAGCCTACGCCGGGCCAAGCAGTTCGCCCTGCTGCAACCCAGCACCAGGGCGCGGCTGGATTTGGGCCTGATCCTGAAGGGGCGCGCGCCCGAAGGCCGGCTGGAGGCGTCTGGCAGCTTCAACCCCATGTTCAGCCACCGGGTAAAACTGACCACCCCGGCCGATTTCGATGCCGAGATCCAGACCTGGCTGCGGGAGGCCTACGATGAAGCGCCGTAA
- a CDS encoding peptidase S10, which produces MPSLTRRQSLLGAAVAALTLKAAGSAQAQEAAPAVAPLSGGPFVTRHTGTFNGESVAYTATVGETVVAGPEGAPGVRFITTSYVRDGADTATRPVLFLFNGGPSVASATLHMVGLGPKRIAVAQDPAQPQPDPQPVVDNAESVLDAADLVFIDPAETGFSRIQPGGKRDYFYSAFGDAQSVADFIAAWVKANGREASPKFVLGESYGTIRAALVAGRLSKVMPLDGVCLFGQAVNMIETSQRRNNIVSYALNITALAAIAAYHGKADRRAKSMAAFIEEAYAWGTTEYLQALFKGQALSPAERQHIALRLQAFTGISADYYLANRLIISKMAFSRELLRDQGKIMGIYDARYVGPAPAPGQRAHDPFAPAIAAVGSAMRDHLAQDLGVTWPGADYREAAPDVDGWLYNVTASMGGGPFEDYDYPADLSKAFQANPKFRLLVGTGIYDLTTTVGPARYLVSRSDYPADRVFLRQFEGGHVSYTNDPARKALAADVRAFVTGGKPA; this is translated from the coding sequence ATGCCGTCACTCACCCGTAGGCAATCCCTGCTTGGCGCCGCCGTCGCCGCCCTGACCTTGAAGGCCGCCGGCAGCGCGCAGGCGCAGGAGGCGGCCCCCGCCGTCGCCCCGCTTTCCGGCGGCCCTTTCGTCACGCGGCACACCGGCACCTTCAACGGGGAAAGCGTCGCCTACACCGCCACGGTGGGTGAGACGGTGGTGGCCGGCCCCGAGGGCGCGCCGGGCGTGCGTTTCATCACCACGTCCTATGTGCGCGACGGCGCCGACACCGCCACGCGCCCGGTGCTGTTCCTGTTCAACGGTGGGCCCAGCGTGGCGTCGGCCACCCTGCACATGGTGGGCTTGGGGCCGAAGCGCATCGCCGTTGCCCAGGACCCGGCCCAGCCCCAGCCCGATCCGCAGCCGGTGGTGGACAATGCCGAAAGCGTGCTGGACGCGGCCGACCTGGTGTTCATCGACCCGGCGGAGACCGGCTTCAGCCGCATCCAGCCGGGCGGAAAGCGTGACTATTTCTACAGCGCCTTCGGCGACGCCCAGTCGGTCGCGGACTTCATCGCCGCCTGGGTGAAGGCCAACGGCCGCGAGGCCTCGCCCAAATTCGTGCTGGGTGAAAGCTACGGCACCATCCGTGCGGCCTTGGTGGCCGGCCGCCTGTCCAAGGTCATGCCGCTGGACGGCGTCTGCCTGTTCGGCCAGGCGGTCAACATGATCGAGACCAGCCAGCGCCGGAACAACATCGTCAGCTACGCCCTGAACATCACCGCCCTGGCCGCCATCGCCGCCTATCACGGCAAGGCCGACCGCAGGGCCAAGTCCATGGCGGCCTTCATCGAGGAAGCCTACGCCTGGGGCACGACCGAGTACCTGCAGGCGCTGTTCAAGGGCCAGGCGCTGAGCCCGGCGGAGCGCCAGCACATCGCCCTGCGCCTGCAAGCCTTCACCGGCATCAGCGCCGACTATTACCTGGCCAACCGCCTGATCATCAGCAAGATGGCCTTCTCGCGTGAGTTGCTGCGCGACCAGGGGAAGATCATGGGCATCTACGACGCGCGCTACGTCGGCCCGGCCCCTGCCCCCGGCCAGCGCGCCCACGACCCCTTCGCGCCCGCCATCGCCGCCGTCGGCAGCGCCATGCGCGACCATCTGGCCCAGGACCTGGGCGTCACCTGGCCGGGCGCGGATTATCGTGAGGCCGCGCCCGACGTGGACGGCTGGCTCTACAACGTCACCGCCAGCATGGGCGGCGGCCCGTTCGAGGATTACGACTACCCCGCCGACCTCAGCAAAGCCTTCCAAGCCAACCCCAAGTTCCGCCTGCTGGTCGGCACCGGCATCTATGACCTGACCACCACGGTGGGGCCCGCCCGCTATCTGGTGTCGCGCAGCGACTACCCGGCCGACCGCGTCTTCCTGCGGCAGTTCGAGGGCGGCCACGTCAGCTACACCAACGACCCCGCCCGCAAGGCACTGGCCGCCGACGTGCGCGCCTTCGTCACAGGCGGCAAGCCGGCCTGA
- a CDS encoding ornithine cyclodeaminase family protein gives MGAVPGDMVIFDADAVRGALGYGDAIPVVRDAMVALSTGRVRQQLRSFISIGAGRTFAIMPAAFVGGEAPAPFGGPFGAKLVSVYNDGHGRKAHEGLVVLFDGTSGRPVCLADAAEVTAIRTAAASAVATDALARKDADSLALLGIGRQALAHAQAIRMVRPLTRITVWGRDLAKAQAFAQELAAATGIPVTAAQTAREAVANAAIVCTVTGAADPILKGTWIAPGTHVNAVGSSGPGQAEIDTDLVASSRFIVDHREHVLVHGGEFLRAKAAGAIGDDHIAAEIGAVLAGTAPGRQSDDQVTVYKSLGHAVQDLAAAAWLHAHAPHPTAPSGLTVVDGHAVATKLDYDTCIATVRDAMVKLSNGETQQLPRAVLPLDNGHMFGVMPGALNDGPFGAKLVAVFPDKFR, from the coding sequence ATGGGTGCGGTGCCTGGCGACATGGTCATCTTCGATGCGGACGCGGTGCGCGGCGCGCTGGGCTATGGCGACGCCATCCCCGTGGTGCGCGATGCCATGGTGGCGCTGTCGACCGGCCGTGTGCGCCAGCAACTGCGCAGCTTCATCAGCATCGGCGCGGGGCGCACCTTCGCCATCATGCCGGCGGCCTTCGTCGGTGGTGAGGCGCCAGCCCCCTTTGGCGGCCCGTTCGGCGCCAAGCTGGTCAGCGTCTATAATGACGGCCACGGCCGCAAGGCGCACGAGGGCCTGGTGGTGCTGTTCGACGGCACCAGCGGCCGGCCGGTCTGCCTGGCCGATGCGGCGGAAGTGACCGCCATCCGCACCGCCGCCGCCAGCGCCGTCGCCACCGACGCCCTGGCCCGCAAGGACGCCGACAGCCTGGCCCTGCTGGGCATCGGCCGCCAGGCGCTGGCCCACGCCCAGGCCATCCGGATGGTGCGCCCCCTCACCCGCATCACCGTGTGGGGCCGCGACCTGGCCAAGGCCCAGGCCTTCGCCCAAGAGTTGGCAGCCGCCACCGGCATCCCCGTCACGGCGGCGCAGACGGCACGCGAAGCGGTGGCGAACGCCGCCATCGTCTGCACCGTCACCGGCGCCGCCGACCCCATCCTCAAGGGCACCTGGATCGCCCCCGGCACCCACGTCAACGCCGTGGGGTCCAGCGGGCCGGGCCAGGCGGAAATCGACACCGACCTGGTGGCAAGCAGCCGTTTCATCGTCGACCATCGTGAGCATGTGCTGGTCCACGGCGGGGAGTTCCTGCGCGCCAAGGCGGCCGGCGCCATCGGTGACGACCACATCGCCGCCGAGATCGGCGCCGTGCTGGCGGGCACCGCACCCGGCCGCCAGTCCGACGATCAGGTCACGGTCTACAAATCGCTGGGCCACGCGGTGCAGGATCTGGCCGCCGCCGCCTGGCTGCACGCCCACGCCCCCCACCCGACCGCGCCATCCGGCCTGACAGTGGTGGACGGGCACGCGGTGGCGACCAAGCTGGACTACGATACCTGCATTGCCACCGTGCGCGACGCCATGGTGAAGCTGTCCAATGGCGAAACACAGCAACTGCCGCGCGCCGTCCTGCCGCTGGACAACGGCCATATGTTCGGTGTCATGCCCGGCGCGCTGAACGACGGGCCGTTCGGCGCCAAGCTGGTGGCCGTGTTCCCCGACAAATTTCGATAA
- a CDS encoding pyridoxal phosphate-dependent aminotransferase — translation MNSAGKSVGSVSPAPVAGATDDFFAAASYPDWVRGSLRAMAGHPDAVALYDSTISEPTDLLAKLIAGTLITRADADAAPHMSSRYVSVFANGNRHLVDALCARYGETPDRVMSTTGVTGGLQLILRALVRPGERVLIETPGFSLLPSLALEAGAVVDDLPRAAPDFGVDAAEVTARLKLDTRLVILTSPHNPTGAALNHATLKAVARAASAVGALVVVDEVYGDFARRPSAGVAAALAPNIVTLSSLTKVFGLFALKCGWIMADPAVLARIRAGQPEGDVGVSKLSHAVAAHVMEDADSYDRHWQTVMTATTPVLRSHAAAMRAEGLIDGDVPPAGCLYFPRIVGVADTKALTRHLWHRFNLLVAPGEYFGLAGHVRLGYAGDADTLDRGLTRLHEGLRAWRRAQG, via the coding sequence TTGAATTCTGCCGGTAAATCCGTCGGTTCCGTTTCCCCAGCGCCGGTTGCCGGCGCCACGGACGACTTCTTCGCGGCCGCCAGCTACCCGGACTGGGTGCGGGGCAGCCTGCGGGCCATGGCCGGCCATCCCGACGCGGTGGCGCTGTACGACAGCACCATCAGCGAGCCCACGGACCTGTTGGCGAAACTGATCGCCGGCACGCTGATCACCCGCGCCGACGCGGATGCCGCCCCGCATATGAGTTCGCGCTACGTCAGCGTCTTCGCCAACGGCAACCGCCACCTGGTCGACGCCCTGTGCGCCCGCTATGGCGAGACGCCGGATCGGGTGATGAGCACCACCGGCGTCACCGGCGGCCTGCAATTGATCCTGCGTGCCCTGGTGCGGCCGGGGGAGCGCGTGCTGATCGAGACGCCGGGCTTCAGCCTGTTGCCCAGCCTGGCGCTGGAGGCCGGGGCGGTGGTGGACGACCTGCCGCGCGCCGCACCCGACTTCGGCGTCGATGCGGCCGAGGTGACCGCCCGGCTGAAGCTGGACACCCGACTGGTCATCCTGACCAGCCCGCACAACCCCACCGGCGCGGCCCTGAACCACGCCACCCTGAAGGCGGTGGCGCGGGCCGCATCCGCCGTCGGCGCCCTGGTGGTGGTGGATGAGGTTTATGGCGACTTCGCCCGGCGGCCGTCGGCCGGCGTGGCGGCGGCGCTGGCCCCCAACATCGTCACCCTCAGCAGCCTGACCAAGGTGTTCGGCCTGTTCGCGCTGAAGTGTGGATGGATCATGGCTGACCCGGCCGTGCTGGCCCGCATCCGCGCCGGCCAGCCGGAAGGCGACGTAGGCGTTTCCAAGCTGTCGCACGCCGTGGCCGCCCACGTGATGGAAGATGCCGACAGTTATGACCGGCATTGGCAGACGGTGATGACGGCGACCACGCCGGTCCTGCGCAGCCATGCCGCCGCCATGCGGGCGGAGGGGCTGATCGACGGCGACGTGCCGCCGGCCGGCTGCCTGTACTTCCCGCGCATCGTCGGGGTGGCCGACACCAAGGCGCTGACCCGCCATCTGTGGCATCGCTTCAACCTGCTGGTGGCGCCGGGCGAGTATTTCGGCTTGGCCGGCCATGTGCGCCTGGGTTACGCCGGCGATGCCGACACGCTGGACCGGGGATTGACCCGCCTGCATGAAGGATTGCGCGCCTGGCGGCGTGCCCAGGGATAA
- a CDS encoding YafY family protein gives MARRAERLLSLLDLLRARPVVTAASLAEALEVSARTVYRDIDALLAAGVPIKGEAGVGFTLQAGYFLPPLTLTEDEAEALAFAARILAIWSDGALAAQAELALAKVKAVLPPTAQSSIDRNILWAPQWVTRHPPTVDLLQLKRAAQRRQCLSIRYRTLRGSVSTRVVRPLSLTFFGPVWLLVAWCEMQADFRCFRLDRIEALEVLDRTFRDEPGKRLADFRRLKGEAALAAAGAAPTLDAAD, from the coding sequence ATGGCGCGCCGGGCGGAACGCCTGCTCTCATTGCTGGATCTGTTGCGGGCGCGGCCGGTGGTGACGGCGGCCAGCCTGGCGGAGGCGCTGGAGGTGTCGGCCCGCACCGTCTACCGCGACATCGACGCGCTGCTGGCGGCGGGCGTGCCCATCAAGGGTGAGGCGGGCGTGGGCTTCACCTTGCAAGCGGGATACTTCCTGCCGCCCCTGACCCTGACGGAGGATGAGGCGGAGGCGCTGGCCTTCGCCGCCCGCATCCTGGCGATCTGGAGCGACGGCGCCTTGGCTGCCCAGGCGGAACTGGCGCTGGCCAAGGTCAAGGCGGTGCTGCCGCCCACGGCGCAGTCCAGCATCGACCGCAACATCCTGTGGGCGCCGCAATGGGTGACACGCCATCCGCCCACGGTGGACCTGCTGCAATTGAAGCGCGCGGCGCAACGGCGGCAATGCCTGTCCATCCGCTACCGCACCCTGCGCGGCAGCGTCAGCACGCGGGTGGTGCGGCCGCTGTCCCTGACCTTCTTCGGGCCGGTGTGGCTGCTGGTGGCATGGTGCGAGATGCAGGCGGACTTCCGCTGCTTCCGCCTGGATCGCATCGAAGCGCTGGAGGTGCTGGACCGTACCTTCCGGGACGAACCCGGCAAGCGCCTGGCGGACTTCCGGCGGCTGAAGGGGGAGGCGGCGCTGGCCGCCGCTGGCGCGGCGCCTACCCTTGACGCGGCGGATTGA